Proteins from one Planctomyces sp. SH-PL62 genomic window:
- a CDS encoding MFS transporter, producing MTTDAAPPVRNPRLARRQVATVALLMAGYTGYYFCRSNFPVCAPMIREELARGGMSPDDAKIGLGSIITIGALAYAAGKFLGGGVTDRLGGSRIYLAGMLGSIFFTLAFALGGTLPAFLATSVGNRFAQSLGWVGIVRVVSRWFPYNRFGTVMGFVSLSYLFGDALSRKFMKILLDYDFTWRGIYCTTAAVLGAMFVLNLIFLRESPADVGEPEPEPNPDNLFGREGAEAKSSGLASILGPLFRSRAFWCACLLSIGLTLLRETFQNWTPLYFKDDLGFTDAEAADKSAWFPFFGGISVLLVGFLSDRLGRGGRALVIAAGLLAATVALFFLAIRVPHGTAFGPAAVVALIGFLLVGPYSFLAGAVALDFGGKKGSAAAAGIIDGVSYIGAMLSGLFMAKVSVAFGWSGAFAVLALVALLTGAVGIFFYWDQRRGLRA from the coding sequence GTGACCACCGACGCTGCGCCCCCCGTCCGCAACCCCCGCCTGGCCCGCCGCCAGGTCGCGACCGTCGCCCTCCTGATGGCCGGCTACACGGGGTACTACTTCTGCCGGTCGAACTTCCCGGTCTGCGCCCCGATGATCCGCGAGGAGCTGGCGCGGGGGGGCATGAGCCCGGACGACGCCAAGATCGGCCTGGGCTCAATCATCACCATCGGCGCGCTCGCCTACGCGGCCGGCAAGTTCCTCGGCGGCGGCGTCACCGACCGCCTGGGGGGCAGCCGGATCTACCTGGCGGGCATGCTGGGCTCGATCTTTTTCACCCTGGCGTTCGCGCTGGGGGGGACGCTCCCCGCCTTCCTGGCGACCTCGGTGGGGAATCGATTCGCGCAATCGCTGGGCTGGGTGGGGATCGTCCGGGTGGTCTCGCGATGGTTCCCGTACAACCGGTTCGGGACGGTGATGGGCTTCGTCAGCCTCAGCTACCTGTTCGGCGACGCGCTCTCGCGCAAGTTTATGAAGATCCTCCTCGATTACGACTTCACCTGGCGGGGGATCTACTGCACGACGGCCGCCGTGCTGGGGGCGATGTTCGTCCTCAACCTGATCTTCCTGCGCGAGAGCCCGGCGGACGTGGGCGAGCCCGAGCCCGAGCCGAACCCGGACAACCTGTTCGGCCGGGAGGGGGCGGAGGCGAAGTCGAGCGGGCTGGCGAGCATCCTGGGCCCGCTGTTCCGCAGCCGGGCTTTCTGGTGCGCCTGCCTGCTCTCCATCGGCCTGACGCTGCTTCGCGAGACGTTCCAGAACTGGACGCCGCTCTACTTCAAGGACGACCTCGGCTTCACCGACGCCGAGGCCGCCGACAAGAGCGCCTGGTTCCCGTTCTTCGGGGGGATCTCGGTCCTCCTCGTGGGATTCCTGAGCGACAGGCTGGGCCGGGGGGGCCGGGCGCTGGTGATCGCGGCCGGACTGCTTGCGGCGACGGTCGCCCTGTTCTTCCTGGCGATCAGGGTCCCCCACGGGACGGCGTTTGGGCCGGCGGCGGTCGTCGCCCTGATCGGATTCCTGCTGGTCGGCCCGTACTCATTCCTGGCCGGCGCCGTGGCCCTCGACTTCGGGGGCAAGAAGGGCTCGGCGGCGGCGGCCGGGATCATCGACGGCGTCAGCTACATCGGCGCGATGCTCTCCGGGCTGTTCATGGCGAAGGTCTCCGTGGCCTTCGGCTGGTCGGGCGCCTTCGCCGTGCTGGCGTTGGTCGCCCTCCTGACCGGCGCCGTCGGGATCTTCTTCTACTGGGACCAACGCCGGGGCCTCCGCGCCTGA
- a CDS encoding acyl-CoA thioesterase has product MSTSTEMRALLADFRVAVALPVQWGEQDPFGHVNHVTYFRWYETSRIAYAEKVGLMTLHREAGIGPILASIANDYRRQLTYPDTVHVGVRVARIGVASITLEHKIFSEHQRALAAEGTSTLVVFDYKAQRPTRVPEPLRLAIEALEGREFPRT; this is encoded by the coding sequence ATGAGCACGTCGACCGAGATGCGGGCTTTGCTCGCGGATTTCCGCGTGGCGGTCGCGCTCCCCGTGCAGTGGGGTGAACAGGACCCCTTCGGCCACGTCAATCACGTCACCTATTTCCGCTGGTACGAGACGTCCCGGATCGCCTACGCGGAGAAGGTCGGGCTGATGACCCTGCACCGGGAGGCCGGGATCGGGCCGATCCTGGCGTCGATCGCCAACGACTACCGACGGCAGTTGACGTACCCGGACACGGTCCACGTCGGCGTCCGCGTGGCGCGGATCGGCGTCGCCAGCATCACGCTGGAGCACAAGATCTTCAGCGAGCATCAGCGGGCTCTCGCCGCCGAGGGGACGTCCACGCTGGTCGTCTTCGACTACAAGGCCCAACGGCCGACCCGCGTCCCCGAGCCGCTCCGCCTGGCGATCGAGGCCCTCGAAGGCCGCGAATTCCCCCGAACGTGA
- a CDS encoding AI-2E family transporter, with the protein MTSDSDRPTGAATELAPAGRPKAGEGLRIFAMVALTVVLLGLCVMLAVPFLPSITWAVALAILAWPMHVRLRRYIPWPSVAAAASTSLVVALIVGIGGFTVYNLAAEAGAAVKKLQKQTDEDGGVEASMARVPYVGRGLGWLKDKGFDVEEQARQSAGFLAQYVSGLTQVSAVAAIQFLVAAFILYYLFRDPRAFLGEVQDLLPITRPESDFIIHRAGDSVHANLYATLVTGVLSAGSFGLLFWFIGLPAPVLWTMVMFVLSVLPIVGAGLIWGPAAVYLAATGRWLAAGVLVGWGLLTFVILGYFVYGRLVGQRMRMHDVPALLSFLGGLAIFGLSGMILGPAIVAVSMALIEVWKKRMADSEARARQSPT; encoded by the coding sequence ATGACATCCGACAGCGATCGCCCCACGGGGGCGGCCACCGAGCTTGCACCGGCCGGCCGGCCCAAGGCCGGCGAAGGGCTCCGCATCTTCGCGATGGTCGCCCTCACCGTCGTCCTGCTGGGCCTTTGCGTGATGCTGGCCGTCCCGTTCCTGCCGTCGATCACCTGGGCGGTGGCGCTGGCGATCCTCGCCTGGCCGATGCACGTGCGGCTGCGTCGCTACATCCCCTGGCCGTCGGTGGCCGCCGCGGCGAGCACGAGCCTGGTGGTGGCCCTGATCGTGGGGATCGGCGGCTTCACCGTCTACAACCTCGCCGCCGAGGCCGGCGCCGCTGTCAAGAAGCTGCAGAAGCAGACGGACGAGGACGGCGGGGTCGAGGCGTCCATGGCCAGGGTCCCGTATGTGGGCCGAGGGCTGGGCTGGCTGAAGGACAAGGGGTTCGACGTCGAGGAGCAGGCGAGGCAGTCGGCCGGCTTCCTCGCCCAGTACGTCTCCGGGCTGACCCAGGTGTCGGCGGTGGCGGCCATCCAGTTCCTGGTCGCGGCGTTCATCCTCTACTACCTGTTCCGCGACCCTCGCGCGTTCCTCGGCGAGGTCCAGGATCTGCTGCCGATCACCCGGCCCGAGAGCGACTTCATCATCCACCGCGCCGGCGACTCGGTCCACGCCAACCTCTACGCCACGTTGGTGACCGGAGTGCTCAGCGCGGGGAGCTTCGGGCTGCTGTTCTGGTTCATCGGCCTGCCCGCCCCGGTGCTCTGGACGATGGTCATGTTCGTCCTGAGCGTCCTGCCGATCGTGGGCGCCGGCCTGATCTGGGGGCCCGCCGCCGTCTACCTCGCGGCGACCGGGCGATGGCTCGCGGCGGGCGTGCTGGTCGGCTGGGGGCTGCTCACCTTCGTCATCCTCGGCTACTTCGTCTACGGACGGCTGGTCGGGCAGCGGATGCGCATGCACGACGTCCCCGCGCTGCTGTCGTTCCTGGGCGGCCTGGCGATTTTCGGGCTCTCGGGGATGATCCTGGGCCCGGCGATCGTCGCCGTCAGCATGGCCCTGATCGAGGTCTGGAAGAAGCGGATGGCCGACTCCGAGGCGAGGGCGCGGCAGTCGCCGACCTGA
- a CDS encoding class I SAM-dependent methyltransferase — translation MIPRILEPESMEGPDEVAQYDAMDHRAVNDRFTADFLAAHGPCRGGEIVDVGTGTARIPIALALADPMARIVGVDLAPAMLERAARNVEEAGLADRIRFIPGDAKLPHSLGDARFEAVISNTIIHHIPDPAPALATMFEHLEPGGTLMIRDLARPDDEETLAALVEQYAAGESAEARELFRASLHAALTVEEAAMLAATVGLPAGCVSRTSDRHWTLLWKQPD, via the coding sequence ATGATCCCGCGCATCCTCGAACCCGAGTCGATGGAAGGGCCCGACGAGGTCGCCCAGTACGACGCGATGGATCATCGGGCGGTCAACGACCGCTTCACGGCCGACTTCCTCGCCGCCCACGGACCCTGCCGGGGTGGCGAGATCGTCGACGTGGGGACCGGCACCGCCCGCATCCCCATCGCGCTGGCCCTCGCCGACCCGATGGCGCGGATCGTCGGCGTCGACCTGGCCCCGGCGATGCTCGAACGGGCCGCGCGGAACGTCGAGGAGGCCGGCCTCGCCGACCGCATCCGGTTCATCCCCGGCGACGCCAAGCTCCCGCACTCGCTGGGGGACGCCCGCTTCGAGGCCGTGATCTCCAACACCATCATCCACCACATCCCCGACCCCGCCCCCGCCCTCGCGACGATGTTCGAGCATCTCGAGCCGGGCGGCACGCTGATGATCCGCGACCTCGCCCGGCCGGACGACGAGGAGACGCTCGCGGCGCTCGTCGAGCAGTACGCCGCCGGGGAGTCGGCCGAGGCCCGCGAACTCTTCCGCGCCTCGCTCCACGCCGCGCTGACCGTCGAGGAGGCGGCCATGCTCGCCGCCACGGTCGGCCTGCCGGCCGGCTGCGTGTCGAGGACCTCCGACCGCCACTGGACCCTGCTCTGGAAGCAGCCGGACTGA
- a CDS encoding sugar phosphate isomerase/epimerase family protein translates to MSTQRDANLSRRGLLGGGLAALGALAAGRPLRAGSLGAAFAKAPFRLGLQSYSLRGYKEGGKSSVEKALAVSRELGIHYWEAYPGHIPMTEDADAIEKTKALLKRADVEVVGYGVIPFKKGDPNNRKPFEFAKKMGIEYLSADPDPDSFDDLDKLVEEFRIGVGIHNHGPGHRYDKIDVIAKAIEGHSPRIGCCIDAGHFLRSKEDPVRAAEVFGDRVFGVHLKDVKDAEHFTILGKGDLNYPGLFKVLAANGYKGLVALEYEENEENPADDVRACLEEAYKALRAL, encoded by the coding sequence ATGTCCACGCAACGCGACGCGAATCTCTCCCGACGCGGCCTCCTGGGCGGCGGCCTCGCAGCGCTCGGCGCGTTGGCCGCCGGACGCCCCCTGCGGGCGGGCTCGCTCGGGGCCGCCTTCGCCAAGGCGCCCTTCCGCCTCGGCCTCCAGAGCTACTCGCTCCGGGGCTACAAGGAGGGGGGTAAGTCGAGCGTCGAGAAGGCCCTGGCCGTCTCCCGCGAGTTGGGCATCCACTACTGGGAAGCCTACCCCGGCCACATCCCCATGACCGAGGACGCCGACGCCATCGAGAAGACGAAGGCCCTGCTCAAGCGGGCCGACGTCGAGGTGGTGGGCTACGGCGTGATCCCGTTCAAGAAGGGGGACCCGAACAATCGCAAGCCGTTCGAGTTCGCCAAGAAGATGGGGATCGAGTACCTCTCCGCCGACCCCGACCCGGACAGCTTCGACGACCTGGACAAGCTGGTCGAGGAGTTCCGCATCGGCGTCGGCATCCACAACCACGGGCCGGGTCACCGCTACGACAAGATCGACGTCATCGCCAAGGCGATCGAGGGGCACAGCCCCAGGATCGGCTGCTGCATCGACGCCGGCCACTTCCTCCGCTCCAAGGAAGACCCCGTCCGCGCCGCCGAGGTCTTCGGCGACCGCGTCTTCGGCGTCCACCTGAAGGACGTGAAGGACGCCGAGCACTTCACCATCCTGGGCAAGGGGGACCTCAACTACCCCGGCCTGTTCAAGGTCCTGGCCGCCAACGGCTACAAGGGCCTCGTCGCCCTGGAGTACGAGGAGAACGAGGAGAACCCGGCCGACGACGTCCGGGCCTGCCTGGAAGAAGCCTACAAGGCGCTCCGCGCCCTCTGA
- a CDS encoding Imm8 family immunity protein, with translation MRAELKGIQPNDFLDWDAFVSADRTQPQDGHGCFTLDIGPEAEPGSEMFQANVSTPSMASHARARGERTFRGFIVESFEPESIDRVLRNYVSSVTGPNWEAIVQQLRHRLDWEYEGMSAV, from the coding sequence ATGAGAGCTGAACTGAAAGGAATCCAGCCGAACGACTTTCTCGACTGGGACGCGTTCGTCTCGGCGGACCGAACTCAGCCGCAGGATGGACACGGCTGCTTCACGCTGGACATCGGCCCCGAGGCAGAGCCAGGCTCCGAGATGTTCCAGGCGAACGTGTCCACGCCGTCTATGGCTTCGCACGCGAGGGCTCGGGGGGAGCGAACCTTTCGGGGATTCATCGTCGAATCGTTCGAGCCGGAGAGTATTGACCGTGTTTTGCGTAACTATGTGTCGTCCGTAACAGGGCCGAATTGGGAAGCGATAGTGCAACAATTGCGGCACCGATTGGACTGGGAATACGAGGGTATGAGCGCCGTTTAG
- a CDS encoding FHA domain-containing protein, translated as MDPTRESFGTLIPVGGGDPIPLVKAELTVGRRPACDIRLDFENVSGKHAVLTLINGLWHVRDMASTNGTSVNGSRLSSPHSVMPEDEVGFAGHLFTLDYVPSGPESLISSHQTLEEDVQDERRRHSLMELAGLDTDAKAPRVSRPKTAPVAIERLSVDEAEFDDTVPKHFKPKPAAKAKKKAEDEDDFLKLIEDEVVKKPE; from the coding sequence ATGGATCCCACGCGCGAGAGTTTCGGGACCCTGATCCCCGTCGGGGGAGGGGACCCCATCCCACTGGTCAAGGCGGAGCTGACGGTCGGTCGGCGGCCGGCCTGCGACATCCGGCTGGATTTCGAGAACGTCTCGGGCAAGCACGCGGTCCTGACGCTGATCAACGGGCTCTGGCACGTCCGGGACATGGCGAGCACCAACGGCACGAGCGTCAACGGCTCGCGGCTGAGCAGCCCGCATTCGGTCATGCCCGAGGACGAGGTGGGTTTCGCCGGACACCTCTTCACCCTGGACTACGTCCCCAGCGGCCCGGAATCGCTGATCTCCAGCCACCAGACGCTGGAGGAGGACGTGCAGGACGAGCGCCGGCGGCACTCGCTGATGGAGCTGGCCGGGCTCGACACGGACGCCAAGGCCCCGCGCGTCAGCCGGCCCAAGACGGCCCCCGTGGCGATCGAGCGGCTCTCGGTCGACGAGGCCGAGTTCGACGACACCGTCCCCAAGCACTTCAAGCCCAAGCCCGCCGCCAAGGCCAAGAAGAAGGCCGAGGATGAGGACGACTTCCTCAAGCTGATCGAGGACGAGGTCGTCAAGAAGCCGGAATGA
- the glmS gene encoding glutamine--fructose-6-phosphate transaminase (isomerizing), with amino-acid sequence MCGIVGYTGTREAGPILVAGLRRLEYRGYDSAGLAAVEGGRLEVRKQAGRVSVLEDLLRRQPLKAANGVSHTRWATHGPATDANAHPHVGGRAGRRSVAVVHNGVIENHAELRRELEAEGFVFTGQTDTEVVAHLMARELERGDDPMAALLRVLPRLEGTYGLAIVTADRPGELLGARLGSPLVVGVGDGEHLLASDPVAVVPHTSNVAYLQDGEVVRLTPDVFEIRHRDRGPITPRIDRIDWKPDAVELGGHAHYMLKEIREQPDTVLNACRGRIVPAEGSARLGGLNLTARQLRRVRRVVFAACGTSWHAALVGEYLIERLAHLPVEVEYASEFRYRNAPLDDRTLVFVLSQSGETADTLGALREARRRGHPTLGIVNTVGSTIARETDGGVYLHAGPEVGVASTKAFSAQVAVLTLLALHLGRLRQLSFAEGAAIVAALESVPDLIDEALGAEPLIEAAAEDFVHARSALFLGRDIHYPVALEGALKLKEISYIHAEGYPTAEMKHGPIALIDPHTPSVFVAPRGPLHAKTLSNIEEVRARRGPVVSVGVKGDAELARLSEHVLPIPDAPEVVQPLLAVVPLQLLAYHVARLKGCDIDKPRNLAKSVTVE; translated from the coding sequence ATGTGCGGGATCGTCGGATACACGGGGACCAGGGAAGCCGGCCCGATCCTCGTCGCGGGGCTGCGCCGGCTCGAATACCGAGGTTACGACAGCGCGGGGCTCGCGGCCGTGGAGGGCGGCCGGCTGGAGGTCCGCAAGCAGGCCGGGCGGGTCTCCGTCCTGGAGGACCTGCTCCGTCGCCAGCCGCTGAAGGCGGCGAACGGCGTCAGCCACACGCGATGGGCGACCCACGGCCCGGCGACCGACGCGAACGCCCATCCCCACGTCGGCGGCCGGGCGGGCCGGCGCTCGGTCGCCGTCGTCCACAACGGCGTGATCGAGAACCATGCGGAGCTCCGTCGCGAGCTGGAGGCCGAGGGCTTCGTCTTCACCGGCCAGACCGACACCGAGGTCGTCGCCCACCTGATGGCGCGCGAGCTGGAGCGCGGCGACGACCCGATGGCCGCCCTGCTCCGCGTCCTGCCTCGCCTGGAAGGGACCTACGGCCTGGCGATCGTGACGGCCGACCGACCCGGCGAGCTCCTGGGCGCGCGGCTGGGGAGCCCGCTGGTCGTCGGCGTGGGCGACGGCGAGCACCTGCTCGCCAGCGATCCCGTCGCGGTCGTCCCCCACACGTCGAACGTCGCCTATCTCCAGGACGGCGAGGTCGTCCGACTGACCCCGGACGTCTTCGAGATCCGCCACCGAGACCGGGGCCCGATCACGCCGAGGATCGACCGCATCGACTGGAAGCCCGACGCCGTCGAGCTGGGGGGCCACGCCCACTACATGCTCAAGGAGATCCGCGAGCAGCCCGACACCGTCCTCAACGCCTGCCGCGGCCGGATCGTCCCCGCCGAGGGCTCGGCGAGGCTGGGGGGCCTGAACCTGACGGCCCGCCAGCTCCGTCGCGTGCGCCGGGTGGTCTTCGCGGCCTGCGGCACGAGCTGGCACGCGGCGCTCGTGGGCGAATACCTGATCGAGCGGCTGGCGCACCTCCCGGTCGAGGTGGAGTACGCCAGCGAGTTCCGCTACCGCAACGCGCCGCTCGACGACCGCACGCTGGTGTTCGTCCTGAGCCAGTCCGGCGAGACGGCCGACACCCTGGGCGCGCTCCGCGAGGCCCGACGCCGCGGCCACCCGACGCTGGGGATCGTCAACACGGTCGGCAGCACCATCGCCCGCGAGACCGACGGCGGCGTCTATCTCCACGCCGGCCCCGAGGTCGGCGTGGCCAGCACCAAGGCCTTCTCGGCCCAGGTCGCCGTCCTGACCCTCCTGGCGCTGCACCTCGGCCGATTGCGACAGCTCTCGTTCGCCGAGGGGGCGGCGATCGTCGCGGCCCTCGAATCGGTCCCGGACCTGATCGACGAGGCGCTCGGGGCCGAACCCTTGATCGAGGCCGCCGCCGAGGACTTCGTCCACGCGCGGAGCGCCCTGTTCCTCGGCCGCGACATCCACTACCCGGTCGCGCTCGAAGGGGCCTTGAAGTTGAAGGAGATCAGCTACATCCACGCCGAGGGCTATCCCACGGCCGAGATGAAGCACGGCCCGATCGCCCTGATCGACCCCCACACCCCCTCCGTCTTCGTCGCCCCGCGCGGCCCGCTCCACGCCAAGACGCTGAGCAACATCGAGGAGGTGCGCGCCCGCCGCGGCCCGGTCGTCAGCGTGGGAGTGAAGGGGGACGCCGAGCTGGCGAGGCTCTCGGAGCACGTGCTCCCCATCCCCGACGCGCCCGAGGTCGTCCAGCCCCTCCTGGCGGTCGTCCCGCTCCAGCTCCTGGCCTACCACGTCGCCCGGCTCAAGGGGTGCGACATCGACAAGCCTCGGAACCTCGCCAAGAGCGTGACCGTCGAGTGA